A single region of the Candidatus Omnitrophota bacterium genome encodes:
- a CDS encoding type II secretion system protein, translating to MKKTDQKGFSLVELAIGLAVVAILILAVSMSSGIQDNARVQSAANSVQSLRSAAENYLVSGKVSYTGISLDALKISKFLPDNFNAAGTNPWGGDFTLAPNSDTTRYDISLSGLKQEDADKLTAYFVSNASKTVFDASAGTWTATF from the coding sequence ATGAAAAAGACAGATCAAAAAGGGTTTTCATTGGTAGAACTGGCCATCGGTTTGGCGGTGGTCGCGATCTTGATCCTGGCGGTTTCCATGTCATCGGGCATACAGGACAATGCCCGCGTGCAGTCAGCGGCCAACAGCGTGCAGTCCTTGCGTTCAGCGGCGGAGAATTATCTGGTTTCCGGTAAGGTGAGTTACACCGGTATTTCACTGGATGCTTTAAAGATCTCCAAGTTTTTGCCTGATAATTTTAATGCCGCGGGGACCAACCCCTGGGGCGGGGATTTCACATTGGCTCCCAACAGCGACACGACGCGTTATGACATATCTTTGTCAGGGTTAAAACAAGAGGACGCGGATAAGCTGACCGCTTATTTTGTCAGCAACGCGTCCAAGACGGTGTTTGACGCGTCCGCCGGAACATGGACAGCGACATTTTAG
- a CDS encoding TraV family lipoprotein — MMDIYANSVGDSQKDTARYMQENLKEQKTFGYVKPYIPVMTGPVVRKVWIPDHRSDEDGGVLVAGHWVYVMVQPPRWFIQEETQNVNVPVIVPMIPEKGTP, encoded by the coding sequence ATGATGGACATTTACGCCAACAGCGTCGGGGACAGTCAGAAAGATACGGCCCGTTATATGCAGGAAAATCTCAAGGAGCAAAAGACATTCGGTTACGTTAAACCCTACATTCCTGTGATGACTGGCCCTGTGGTGCGCAAGGTCTGGATACCGGACCACAGGTCTGATGAGGATGGTGGTGTTTTGGTGGCAGGTCATTGGGTGTATGTCATGGTCCAGCCCCCGCGCTGGTTCATTCAGGAAGAAACACAAAATGTCAACGTGCCGGTGATCGTGCCCATGATACCGGAAAAGGGGACACCATAA
- a CDS encoding YraN family protein produces MVIESLGRWGEERAAEFLKAKGYRILERNYKNKIGEIDVIASDGKILIFVEVKTRRSLAYGQPYDSVTRHKQMKIARVAFSYLKYRCGTVDVNARFDVISIVRDGSGQTRIEHIPHAFDLSR; encoded by the coding sequence ATGGTCATTGAAAGTTTGGGCCGATGGGGGGAAGAGCGGGCCGCGGAATTTTTAAAAGCCAAGGGCTATCGTATCCTGGAGAGGAATTATAAGAATAAAATAGGCGAAATAGACGTCATCGCTTCCGATGGGAAAATCCTGATTTTTGTTGAGGTAAAAACCCGTCGGTCGCTGGCTTACGGCCAGCCGTATGATTCCGTCACGCGCCATAAGCAAATGAAAATAGCCCGCGTTGCGTTTTCTTATCTCAAATACCGTTGCGGCACAGTGGATGTGAACGCAAGGTTCGACGTGATCTCGATCGTCAGGGATGGGTCGGGCCAAACACGCATTGAACATATCCCGCATGCTTTTGATCTAAGTCGTTAA
- a CDS encoding HipA domain-containing protein: MSFKSMFGTTREPMISFSLPEISLKAQDMVGKLSISGVQPKLSVKFDKRSGELVPAPEGGEYILKPQPQTFPHLPQNEQCCMDIAQALGIDIPEHCLLPLTDGSFAYVVKRFDRQSAQKIHQEDFSQILGKDKYDGSVEQIGRKLKEISSVPGLDVQLFFERVVLNFLLGNGDAHLKNYSINYHKTTQIRLSPAYDIVSSKLAIPDEREESALAINGKKNRLSREDFDAVAEHLQIPVKVRYEKFIGQAGHIKGLINVSKLNAQEQKSFNVIVKDRYQRINF, from the coding sequence ATGTCTTTCAAGTCAATGTTCGGGACGACCAGGGAGCCCATGATCAGTTTCTCATTGCCGGAAATTTCTCTTAAAGCCCAGGACATGGTTGGTAAGCTTTCCATTTCCGGCGTCCAGCCCAAGTTATCAGTCAAATTTGACAAGAGATCGGGCGAACTGGTTCCGGCCCCGGAAGGCGGTGAGTATATTTTAAAACCGCAGCCCCAAACCTTTCCTCATCTTCCACAGAACGAACAATGCTGTATGGACATCGCACAGGCCCTGGGTATTGATATCCCTGAACATTGTCTTCTCCCACTCACCGATGGAAGTTTTGCCTACGTGGTCAAACGTTTTGACCGTCAAAGCGCACAAAAAATACACCAGGAAGATTTCAGCCAGATCCTCGGAAAGGATAAATACGATGGCTCTGTAGAACAGATAGGCCGTAAACTCAAAGAAATATCTTCTGTGCCGGGCCTGGATGTGCAGCTTTTCTTTGAACGGGTTGTGTTGAATTTTCTTCTGGGCAATGGAGACGCGCATTTAAAAAATTATTCCATCAATTATCATAAGACCACGCAGATCAGATTGTCTCCGGCATACGATATTGTTTCTTCCAAACTAGCCATACCGGATGAAAGGGAGGAATCCGCCTTGGCGATTAACGGCAAGAAAAACCGATTGTCCAGGGAAGATTTCGATGCCGTGGCAGAGCACCTGCAAATCCCGGTCAAGGTGCGTTATGAGAAATTTATCGGGCAAGCCGGTCATATCAAAGGCCTTATCAATGTCTCCAAGCTCAACGCGCAAGAACAAAAAAGTTTTAATGTCATAGTCAAGGACCGTTATCAGCGTATAAATTTTTGA
- a CDS encoding prepilin-type N-terminal cleavage/methylation domain-containing protein produces the protein MENKGFSLIELSIVMAVAAILAAAATPVVIRSVEVKAGEKTALEITRLQDIARKFYVQHDKTWPQDLNALRQAGYVNPQWDGRNAWGSDYLVSDVSDLFSVSTDVPQNMTGLVSMRVPMASVSGKTVTSSIGIYDGSAGGIDPGVIVAWSGTIDSIPEGWALCDGTNGTPDLRDKFIVGARQDDQGAAKTMIMGSLSRTGGTISHDHGGATGSHVLTVAEMPSHHLDIMVNDTTTSGGWARYPETVAVSGLKPYPTTSIGGDQPHTHPMTADFNVPPFYALAFIMKLP, from the coding sequence TTGGAGAACAAAGGTTTTTCCCTCATAGAATTGTCCATCGTGATGGCTGTTGCGGCTATTTTGGCCGCGGCAGCGACACCGGTGGTCATCCGTTCGGTGGAAGTCAAGGCCGGGGAGAAAACAGCCCTGGAGATCACCCGCCTGCAGGACATCGCCCGCAAGTTTTACGTACAGCATGACAAGACCTGGCCGCAGGACCTTAATGCATTGCGCCAGGCGGGGTACGTGAATCCGCAGTGGGACGGACGCAACGCTTGGGGATCGGATTATCTGGTTTCGGATGTTTCGGACCTGTTTTCTGTTTCGACCGATGTTCCGCAAAATATGACGGGGCTTGTCTCCATGCGCGTCCCGATGGCTTCTGTTTCCGGGAAAACAGTGACAAGTTCCATAGGGATCTATGACGGGTCCGCGGGGGGCATAGACCCGGGCGTCATTGTCGCCTGGTCCGGCACCATTGATTCCATCCCCGAGGGCTGGGCTTTATGCGACGGGACCAACGGCACCCCGGATTTGCGGGACAAGTTTATCGTCGGAGCAAGACAGGACGACCAGGGGGCGGCCAAAACCATGATCATGGGGAGTTTGTCCAGGACCGGCGGCACGATCAGCCATGATCACGGGGGAGCGACCGGCAGCCACGTGTTGACGGTCGCTGAAATGCCTTCACATCACCTCGATATCATGGTCAATGACACAACAACCTCCGGCGGTTGGGCCCGATATCCGGAAACGGTAGCAGTCAGCGGTCTAAAACCTTATCCCACGACCAGCATCGGAGGGGACCAGCCCCATACTCATCCTATGACCGCTGATTTTAACGTTCCGCCGTTTTACGCGCTGGCGTTCATCATGAAATTACCATGA
- a CDS encoding HipA N-terminal domain-containing protein, whose product MNDKILKTAEVFYGKKRAGFLYETEKGYVFVYDRDFLKENIPISVSLPPRKDPYESKELFPFFSGLLPEGWYLDLVVAKQKVERNDQFGILVSTAGMDTIGAVTVREGS is encoded by the coding sequence ATGAACGACAAAATATTAAAAACAGCTGAAGTGTTTTATGGAAAGAAACGGGCCGGTTTTCTGTATGAAACAGAAAAAGGCTACGTGTTCGTTTATGATCGTGATTTCTTAAAAGAAAATATCCCTATTTCTGTTTCATTACCACCCAGGAAAGATCCTTATGAATCCAAAGAGTTGTTCCCTTTTTTCAGCGGCCTTCTTCCGGAGGGGTGGTATCTTGATCTGGTTGTGGCCAAACAAAAAGTGGAACGTAACGATCAATTTGGGATCCTTGTTTCTACGGCTGGAATGGACACTATAGGAGCAGTAACGGTCCGGGAGGGATCTTAA
- a CDS encoding TraU family protein, with product MIFLLLIFFMICPDVHARGDNAKSFMEMARNVDWSCMRLQTGACPKPNPPYVGVRWKYWEPVLVMESVKAPGDYVIREIGPIVGPFAKQAARISLGTATGLKGVDPGGGNGFQALGGSNLQFNEVHLYDFPLKMFMDAALCPSVPNMTLGIRYLSEADSAQWRMQNGEKVLFHIGQWGPLYPRTGFLVHTNSTVASALHVLRAVSIAGDIVSKHTVESPLDFRMNLLTDKMQMIHPSKGTCMAPGTDARLWQRQAVSEGEKYVWIYWRRRECCR from the coding sequence ATGATCTTTCTTTTACTCATTTTTTTTATGATTTGTCCGGATGTCCATGCGCGTGGGGACAATGCCAAAAGTTTTATGGAAATGGCGCGCAACGTGGACTGGTCGTGCATGCGGTTACAAACAGGGGCATGTCCCAAGCCGAATCCGCCTTACGTCGGCGTGCGATGGAAATATTGGGAACCGGTTTTGGTGATGGAGAGCGTCAAAGCACCCGGGGATTATGTCATACGGGAAATAGGTCCCATCGTGGGGCCTTTTGCCAAACAAGCGGCGCGCATCTCTTTGGGGACCGCGACCGGGTTGAAAGGAGTGGATCCGGGCGGCGGTAATGGATTTCAGGCCCTGGGCGGTTCCAATTTACAGTTTAACGAAGTTCACCTTTATGATTTTCCGTTAAAAATGTTTATGGACGCGGCTTTATGTCCGTCCGTTCCTAATATGACCTTGGGTATCCGGTATTTGTCTGAAGCAGACAGCGCTCAATGGCGCATGCAAAACGGGGAGAAGGTGTTATTTCATATCGGGCAATGGGGGCCTCTGTACCCGCGCACCGGGTTTTTGGTGCATACGAATTCCACCGTGGCATCGGCCCTGCACGTTTTGCGCGCTGTGAGCATTGCCGGCGACATCGTTTCCAAACATACGGTTGAGTCCCCACTGGACTTCCGTATGAATTTGTTGACCGATAAAATGCAGATGATCCATCCGTCAAAAGGCACATGCATGGCACCGGGGACAGACGCGCGTTTATGGCAAAGGCAGGCGGTTTCCGAGGGAGAAAAATATGTGTGGATTTATTGGAGGCGCCGCGAGTGCTGTCGTTAG
- a CDS encoding ATPase, T2SS/T4P/T4SS family, translating into MNNERLGNILLHKGLIDREQLDFCLKVQKNNGGERLGKVLRHYDFIKDKDVADALAQQVGWDVYEGEYVPDLEAARIMGIDYLLEHMVFPLQSSGGIAFIFARTDDISATDHIQSKFKSPVRFYVGPEGHLRSALEKIIGRRADQAAVAQGGDDLLIWFEGHLNAAIAQGATDIHIEPSAKAVEMRFRVDGILRFRDTLRLSRLSRLANIIFHKAEVAVSDFGHFHDARFTHRHMDRDVDVRVSHIPSVHGSSLVLRLLDKSKAAIALTDLGYAPDHWEMIRDDLIKPEGITLVIGPTGCGKTTTLYAMLNHSKDISRKIMTVEDPVEIESSLMSQVQINPKRGIYFHEAVRAFLRHDPDVILIGEVRDAQTAQEALRASMTGHKVFATLHANKPLDALLRLNDLGVSWAYLANNLGMVIAQRLVRRLCPLCKKDRRVRRVDLPEYGRKYLSREEQIIFTAQGCSYCREGFDGRTVIAEVLNINDDMVCMISHGDIFGLKGHLNACKDHRTLVSDARRLVLAGTTSIEEVVRILG; encoded by the coding sequence ATGAACAATGAGCGTCTGGGCAATATTCTTTTGCACAAAGGCCTGATCGACCGTGAACAACTGGATTTTTGCCTGAAAGTTCAGAAAAATAACGGCGGGGAACGTTTGGGCAAGGTTTTGCGCCACTACGATTTTATCAAGGACAAGGATGTTGCCGACGCGCTCGCCCAGCAGGTGGGGTGGGATGTTTATGAGGGGGAGTATGTCCCTGATCTTGAGGCGGCGCGTATCATGGGTATTGATTATTTGCTGGAGCATATGGTTTTTCCGTTGCAGTCCTCCGGCGGCATTGCTTTCATTTTTGCAAGGACGGATGATATCAGCGCGACGGACCATATTCAAAGCAAATTCAAAAGCCCTGTTCGATTTTATGTCGGTCCCGAGGGACATTTAAGGTCAGCGCTGGAGAAGATCATCGGTCGGCGGGCAGACCAGGCGGCTGTTGCGCAGGGCGGGGACGACCTTTTGATCTGGTTTGAGGGGCATTTGAACGCGGCCATTGCCCAGGGGGCCACCGATATCCATATTGAACCTTCCGCTAAGGCCGTGGAAATGCGTTTTCGTGTGGACGGCATCCTGCGTTTCAGGGACACGCTGCGTTTGTCCCGCCTGTCCCGTTTGGCCAACATCATTTTTCATAAAGCCGAAGTGGCGGTCAGTGATTTTGGGCATTTTCATGATGCCCGATTCACCCATCGTCACATGGACCGCGATGTGGACGTGCGCGTATCGCATATTCCTTCGGTGCACGGCTCGTCCCTGGTCTTGCGGCTTTTGGATAAATCAAAGGCGGCCATTGCCCTGACCGATCTGGGCTACGCGCCTGACCATTGGGAAATGATCCGGGATGATCTGATCAAACCGGAAGGGATCACGCTGGTCATAGGCCCCACCGGCTGCGGCAAGACCACTACACTTTACGCGATGCTCAATCATAGCAAGGACATCAGCCGCAAGATCATGACCGTGGAAGATCCCGTGGAGATCGAGTCGTCGTTGATGTCCCAGGTGCAGATCAATCCCAAACGCGGTATTTATTTTCACGAGGCGGTGCGGGCTTTTTTAAGGCATGACCCGGACGTTATTTTGATCGGAGAGGTCCGTGACGCACAAACCGCCCAGGAAGCCCTGCGTGCGTCCATGACCGGACATAAGGTTTTTGCCACCCTGCACGCGAATAAACCGCTGGATGCCCTGTTGCGTTTGAATGATCTGGGCGTATCCTGGGCCTATCTTGCCAATAATTTGGGCATGGTCATCGCCCAGCGTCTGGTGCGGCGTTTGTGTCCTTTATGCAAAAAAGATCGCAGGGTCAGGCGCGTGGACCTGCCTGAATATGGCCGCAAATATTTGTCCCGGGAGGAACAGATCATTTTTACGGCGCAGGGCTGTTCATACTGCCGCGAAGGTTTCGACGGCCGGACAGTCATCGCGGAGGTATTAAATATTAATGATGACATGGTCTGCATGATCAGCCACGGCGATATCTTTGGTTTGAAGGGCCATCTCAATGCGTGCAAGGACCACAGGACATTGGTTTCTGATGCCAGGCGTTTGGTCCTTGCCGGCACGACCAGCATTGAAGAAGTTGTCAGAATATTAGGGTAG
- a CDS encoding TraB/VirB10 family protein: protein MNIEEIKTKIRQHPMIAYPLISLAGLGLVCFVMASGKEAPPAAGRKVQSSEGKNIGLSVGGIDQKAYLVRLEKNYYDFEDRVKAMEQEVKSMKSLADEIKSGQKGITKTVAKLDGRLTTKMEDRLSEFQDQMETSNPMGASSGQTVELSIADIQPVVRKDRDADTVYLPMGSFCKGTLLTGVYAASDANNPLPVLISLDEAFHGPNQTRIPLKGAFVLGKAFGDLVSERALIQIISISSVLPNGQTFEEGADLGYVTDAQGDLGIKGQVIRNTGRALALNFMGGFTAGGAQALADGEITTSRNSDGDVTRDVTGSASKNALFSGLAQSAGKMAEYYGQQAQNLVPAVHVKSGTQVCFIVQKGVKIDGLPRGAHIRVAHLD from the coding sequence ATGAACATTGAAGAGATCAAAACAAAGATCCGTCAGCACCCCATGATCGCCTATCCTTTGATCAGTTTGGCCGGTCTGGGATTGGTTTGTTTTGTGATGGCATCAGGGAAAGAAGCGCCACCCGCCGCCGGCCGGAAAGTGCAGTCGTCAGAGGGCAAGAATATCGGTTTGTCCGTCGGCGGCATTGACCAGAAGGCCTATCTTGTCCGTCTGGAGAAGAATTATTACGACTTTGAGGACCGCGTCAAAGCCATGGAGCAGGAAGTTAAGAGCATGAAGTCCCTTGCCGATGAGATCAAAAGCGGCCAAAAGGGCATCACCAAGACCGTGGCGAAATTGGACGGCCGGTTGACAACCAAAATGGAAGACCGGCTGTCTGAATTTCAGGATCAAATGGAAACGTCTAATCCGATGGGCGCCTCCTCCGGTCAGACGGTAGAACTATCCATTGCCGACATACAACCCGTTGTCCGCAAAGACCGGGACGCGGATACTGTTTATTTGCCCATGGGTAGTTTCTGCAAAGGCACGCTGTTGACCGGTGTTTACGCGGCCTCCGATGCGAATAATCCTTTGCCGGTGCTGATATCCTTGGACGAAGCGTTTCATGGCCCCAACCAGACGCGCATCCCCTTGAAGGGCGCCTTTGTTTTGGGCAAGGCCTTCGGTGATCTGGTCTCCGAGCGCGCGCTGATACAGATCATTTCCATTTCATCGGTATTACCTAATGGGCAGACATTCGAAGAGGGGGCTGACCTTGGTTATGTCACCGATGCCCAGGGAGATCTGGGGATCAAAGGGCAGGTCATCCGCAACACCGGCCGGGCCTTGGCTTTGAATTTCATGGGTGGCTTCACCGCCGGAGGGGCACAGGCCCTGGCTGACGGCGAGATCACGACCAGCAGGAACAGTGATGGGGACGTCACCCGTGATGTCACGGGCAGTGCGTCCAAGAACGCGCTGTTTTCCGGTTTGGCCCAAAGTGCCGGCAAGATGGCGGAATATTACGGACAGCAGGCGCAGAATTTAGTGCCGGCTGTGCATGTTAAAAGCGGCACGCAGGTTTGTTTCATCGTCCAGAAAGGGGTCAAGATCGATGGTTTACCGCGCGGTGCTCACATCCGTGTTGCTCATCTCGATTAG
- a CDS encoding type II toxin-antitoxin system Y4mF family antitoxin, producing the protein MNLADKVKQSRKEAGLTQIEFAKRAGVGLRFVRELEQGKTTMRMDKVDQVLKFFGYRLEAVRYERQNIKNS; encoded by the coding sequence ATGAACTTAGCCGATAAAGTCAAACAGTCACGCAAAGAGGCAGGCCTAACTCAGATCGAATTTGCTAAGAGGGCAGGTGTTGGTTTGCGTTTTGTCCGTGAACTTGAGCAAGGGAAAACCACGATGCGGATGGACAAAGTCGATCAGGTTTTAAAATTCTTCGGTTATCGCCTGGAGGCGGTGCGTTATGAACGACAAAATATTAAAAACAGCTGA
- a CDS encoding TraC family protein, protein MALRLKQMEALFDEGYCLADLLPYIEYADGVFVLADGGLGKVWHIDPWETEGRGQEFLSLLAGHLENLLTRIPTEKLACQMILKKTDVFFTLRYFPHWRHPQQMASHQEDFKKYTSLIEGVFQSAGIEYHPVDGEAMTQWLYGILNPKRRQSIPKVVLDEEDPIRDQIIFSSPQTTPQDLVCEGVHMRVVTLKELPSATVCGMFSREFHDGHPFCLLDAAPDLMIVVNFTVPPLAETLSRLQMQKSFAFMHQENWLGDKSVEAVEKKKELDETIADMFKGAGKIVYGRWHFIVRHEDPAACDAFADAVINGLNRFNCEGIKEDLIAASLFLTCLPLNFDPYYEKFIRRAKRVASANASHMLPLYGAFRGTKTAAQVYVNRRGAKVNVDFFDSNTNPHAMVIGASGSGKSFFMNDFVLQNERLDAHFFVLDKGDSYKKLCTILGGQYMAFDLNAPVTINPFANPPTPENLSFLLSLLSQMASGGDERDRLNREEEGLLHRAVLKAYEKQDVGAGPCAHPEIVLSDVVRVLNDGAFNDEFGVNSLMGPTLALRLTPFTRKGPYGAFFDGPNQFSIQSRFVVFELANLSAYPDLQLAVLLNLMFFMTNFVCAADMRPKRKYLLIDEAWSLLKVKNTADFIANAFKTFRKYRCSVVAITQEVADLTRQESGMAVIANTANKIFLKQEQAVIDLLKDKLSFDEATIQLLKTVTTVKGKFSEGLVMTDACKGVIRLVPDPFLYWVANSEPKNNDYLFKKAGSCNGNFIEAVNLCAKEHPYGIQ, encoded by the coding sequence ATGGCGCTTCGATTAAAACAGATGGAGGCCTTATTTGATGAAGGGTACTGCCTCGCTGATCTGCTGCCATATATCGAATATGCTGATGGTGTTTTTGTATTGGCTGACGGCGGTCTGGGCAAGGTATGGCATATTGATCCATGGGAAACCGAAGGCAGGGGGCAGGAATTCCTGTCCTTGCTCGCGGGCCATTTGGAAAATCTTTTGACCCGTATCCCGACGGAAAAATTGGCCTGCCAGATGATCTTGAAAAAGACGGATGTCTTTTTTACCTTGCGCTATTTTCCCCATTGGCGCCATCCCCAACAGATGGCGTCGCATCAGGAGGATTTTAAGAAATATACGTCGCTCATCGAGGGGGTGTTTCAATCGGCTGGCATTGAATATCACCCGGTGGACGGCGAGGCCATGACCCAATGGCTGTACGGGATATTGAACCCTAAACGCAGGCAGTCCATCCCCAAGGTCGTTTTAGACGAGGAAGATCCCATCAGGGACCAGATCATTTTTTCTTCCCCGCAGACAACGCCTCAAGATCTTGTTTGCGAGGGTGTCCATATGAGAGTTGTCACTTTAAAGGAATTGCCTTCTGCAACGGTATGCGGCATGTTCAGCCGCGAGTTCCATGACGGCCATCCGTTTTGTCTTCTGGACGCGGCGCCGGACCTGATGATTGTCGTTAATTTCACGGTCCCGCCTTTGGCCGAGACCCTTTCCCGCCTGCAAATGCAAAAAAGTTTCGCGTTCATGCATCAGGAGAATTGGCTGGGCGACAAAAGCGTTGAGGCCGTGGAAAAAAAGAAAGAGCTGGATGAAACCATCGCGGACATGTTCAAGGGGGCCGGAAAGATCGTTTATGGACGCTGGCATTTCATTGTCCGCCACGAGGACCCCGCGGCTTGCGATGCCTTCGCGGACGCGGTCATCAACGGCCTGAACCGTTTTAACTGCGAGGGTATTAAAGAAGACCTGATCGCCGCGTCGCTGTTTTTGACATGCCTGCCGTTGAATTTTGATCCTTATTATGAAAAATTCATACGCCGCGCCAAACGGGTGGCCTCGGCCAATGCCAGTCACATGCTCCCCTTGTATGGCGCTTTTCGCGGCACCAAGACAGCGGCGCAGGTCTATGTGAACCGCCGGGGAGCAAAGGTCAATGTGGATTTCTTTGATTCCAACACCAATCCCCACGCCATGGTCATCGGCGCTTCCGGCTCGGGGAAAAGTTTTTTCATGAACGATTTTGTTTTGCAGAATGAACGTTTGGACGCGCACTTTTTTGTTTTGGACAAAGGGGATTCCTATAAGAAACTTTGTACGATCTTAGGTGGGCAATACATGGCGTTCGATCTGAACGCGCCGGTGACCATCAATCCTTTCGCCAATCCGCCGACACCGGAGAATCTGTCGTTCCTGCTTTCTTTATTATCGCAAATGGCCTCCGGCGGCGACGAGCGCGACCGGCTCAACAGGGAAGAAGAAGGCCTTTTGCACCGGGCGGTTCTCAAGGCCTATGAAAAACAGGACGTAGGGGCGGGCCCCTGCGCCCACCCGGAAATTGTTTTGTCCGATGTGGTCCGTGTTCTGAACGACGGCGCATTCAACGATGAATTCGGCGTCAATTCTTTGATGGGCCCAACGCTAGCTTTACGCCTGACACCTTTTACCCGCAAGGGACCGTATGGCGCTTTCTTTGACGGTCCCAATCAATTTTCCATCCAAAGCCGTTTTGTCGTTTTTGAACTGGCCAATTTGAGCGCCTATCCCGACCTGCAATTGGCGGTTTTATTGAATCTCATGTTTTTTATGACCAATTTTGTCTGCGCCGCTGATATGCGTCCCAAACGCAAATACCTTTTGATTGACGAAGCATGGTCCCTGCTCAAGGTCAAGAATACAGCGGACTTCATCGCCAACGCGTTCAAGACCTTCCGTAAATACCGTTGTTCGGTGGTGGCCATCACCCAGGAAGTCGCGGACCTGACCCGCCAGGAAAGCGGCATGGCCGTTATCGCCAACACGGCCAATAAGATCTTTCTCAAACAGGAACAGGCCGTGATTGATCTTCTCAAAGATAAATTATCTTTTGATGAGGCGACCATCCAATTGCTAAAGACCGTCACGACCGTGAAAGGAAAATTTTCCGAAGGGTTGGTCATGACCGATGCCTGCAAAGGCGTTATCCGCTTAGTGCCGGACCCGTTCTTATACTGGGTCGCGAATTCCGAGCCAAAAAATAATGACTATCTTTTTAAGAAAGCCGGATCATGCAACGGCAATTTCATCGAGGCCGTCAACTTGTGCGCCAAGGAGCATCCGTATGGAATTCAATAA
- a CDS encoding type II secretion system F family protein, whose product MSKLSDTVLSEFFGDFADMLLTGTGVPHILAALKETTGDPVLIKVIGRMENDTRQGQTLSAAMTLTGKFPWLAWTTIHAGEQAGQLSESFRVLAEYFRRKSDMRKKMARAFIYPSIVFVLLFGIMFFMALNVVPRLKNLLPADAFDRGLTRWVLGLSGFLQDSWFLCVGCAAVITAGAFWFFYRRSDIWEKWICRVPVLGPVIKESILSVYFFNLSVLLKSGVTLMKAIHDLNTAHACEVSRRIFNCREYMFGGLSFWESVKTDPFFSSVTVFTLRRGEEMARLDDHCFRLAQYFDRRVSSRLDVLAQLVQPALLAMGGVFLATIAFAFLMPIYGGLTRIAGG is encoded by the coding sequence ATGAGTAAATTGTCCGATACTGTTCTATCTGAATTTTTTGGTGATTTTGCCGATATGCTTTTGACCGGGACTGGGGTCCCTCATATATTGGCCGCCCTGAAAGAGACGACCGGGGATCCCGTTCTGATCAAAGTGATCGGGCGGATGGAAAACGATACGCGTCAGGGCCAAACGCTTTCGGCAGCCATGACTTTAACCGGAAAATTTCCCTGGCTCGCGTGGACCACAATCCATGCCGGAGAACAGGCCGGTCAATTATCGGAGTCCTTCAGGGTTCTCGCGGAATATTTCCGCCGCAAGAGCGACATGAGAAAAAAGATGGCAAGAGCTTTCATTTATCCGTCCATTGTTTTCGTTTTGTTGTTCGGCATTATGTTTTTTATGGCCTTGAACGTCGTGCCCCGGCTGAAGAATTTACTTCCCGCGGATGCTTTTGACCGCGGACTGACACGATGGGTATTAGGTTTGAGCGGTTTTTTACAGGATTCTTGGTTTTTATGCGTGGGTTGCGCCGCCGTGATCACCGCGGGGGCATTTTGGTTTTTTTATCGAAGGTCTGATATCTGGGAGAAATGGATATGCCGCGTGCCGGTCTTAGGTCCCGTGATCAAAGAGTCCATTTTGTCCGTATATTTTTTTAATCTTTCCGTGCTTTTAAAAAGCGGGGTAACGCTGATGAAAGCCATCCATGATCTCAACACCGCGCATGCTTGTGAAGTGAGCCGGCGGATCTTTAATTGCCGGGAGTACATGTTCGGCGGCCTGTCTTTTTGGGAGTCCGTCAAGACAGACCCATTTTTTTCATCAGTGACTGTTTTTACATTGCGCCGCGGCGAGGAAATGGCGCGTTTGGATGATCATTGTTTTCGGCTGGCGCAATATTTTGACCGCAGGGTCTCTTCGCGGCTTGATGTTTTGGCCCAATTGGTGCAGCCCGCACTTTTAGCGATGGGGGGCGTGTTTTTGGCGACCATCGCCTTTGCGTTTTTAATGCCCATTTATGGAGGATTGACCCGCATCGCGGGAGGTTAA